Proteins from a single region of Salvelinus fontinalis isolate EN_2023a chromosome 15, ASM2944872v1, whole genome shotgun sequence:
- the haus2 gene encoding HAUS augmin-like complex subunit 2 isoform X1 yields the protein MNPWDIAPYSVTPVASLLTRCVASGVLSQEDVDSVPREPHVFSPHLLEAEQLITMERELDKINLEMELLKLEKESADVTHRFYLSQRFTSLQQFTSHLQDVLREQASLRRRLMKPLCQTNLPVEADLHRYVVEVMRMVVDFIENLEAKISTVRSIPTIDDSMSNLNNGIAQLLAQVTEVERLSKQILQWRSQNSSTSINDITT from the exons ATGAATCCGTGGGACATTGCTCCTTATTCAGTGACACCAGTTGCAAGTCTTTTGACCAGGTGCGTCGCCTCGGGTGTTCTTTCCCAG GAGGATGTTGATTCTGTCCCTAGAGAACCCCATGTCTTTTCCCCACatctcctggaagctgaacagcTCATCACTATGGAACGGGAGCTTGACAAG ATCAATCTAGAAATGGAGTTGTTGAAGTTGGAAAAAGAAAGCGCAGATGTCACTCACAGATTTTATTTGA GTCAAAGGTTTACATCATTGCAGCAATTCACCTCCCATCTGCAAGATGTGCTGAGAGAACAGGCAAGCCTTCGCCGAAGACTGATGAAACCATTGTGTCAGACTAACCTGCCCGTAGAGGCAGATCTTCACAG ATATGTGGTGGAGGTCATGAGGATGGTGGTGGACTTCATTGAGAACTTGGAGGCAAAGATAAGCACTGTTCGTTCTATTCCCACCATTGATGATTCCATGAGCAATCTG AACAATGGCATAGCTCAGCTCCTAGCCCAGGTGACAGAGGTGGAAAGACTCTCCAAACAGATTCTACAGTGGAGAAGTCAAAACAGCAGCACTTCCATCAATGACATCACTACCTGA
- the haus2 gene encoding HAUS augmin-like complex subunit 2 isoform X2, whose product MERELDKINLEMELLKLEKESADVTHRFYLSQRFTSLQQFTSHLQDVLREQASLRRRLMKPLCQTNLPVEADLHRYVVEVMRMVVDFIENLEAKISTVRSIPTIDDSMSNLNNGIAQLLAQVTEVERLSKQILQWRSQNSSTSINDITT is encoded by the exons ATGGAACGGGAGCTTGACAAG ATCAATCTAGAAATGGAGTTGTTGAAGTTGGAAAAAGAAAGCGCAGATGTCACTCACAGATTTTATTTGA GTCAAAGGTTTACATCATTGCAGCAATTCACCTCCCATCTGCAAGATGTGCTGAGAGAACAGGCAAGCCTTCGCCGAAGACTGATGAAACCATTGTGTCAGACTAACCTGCCCGTAGAGGCAGATCTTCACAG ATATGTGGTGGAGGTCATGAGGATGGTGGTGGACTTCATTGAGAACTTGGAGGCAAAGATAAGCACTGTTCGTTCTATTCCCACCATTGATGATTCCATGAGCAATCTG AACAATGGCATAGCTCAGCTCCTAGCCCAGGTGACAGAGGTGGAAAGACTCTCCAAACAGATTCTACAGTGGAGAAGTCAAAACAGCAGCACTTCCATCAATGACATCACTACCTGA
- the LOC129812043 gene encoding HHIP-like protein 1 yields the protein MWSSCDILGRVRHSPFIGLYLLGFWIAPVSLHPQCLDFKPPFKPQEDLQFCAMYRNFGCCDSAKDQELMAKFYKITDNFDNYGYANCAGYVQDLLCQECSPYAAHLFDAEDPSTPIRTLPGLCPDYCSQFWLKCRSTITLLSDDLQLAQAETDQVHFCQHLELEDPDYCYPHLLSNEQLTQNLGHVRADPEGCLQLCLEEVANGLRNPLAMVHANDGTHRFFIAEQVGLVWTYLPDRSKLEKPFLNITKAVLTSPWEGDERGFLGLTFHPNYKYNGKLYVYYSVEIGLDERIRVSEFRVSPGDMNVVDHASERIILEVDEPASNHNGGMVMFADDGYLYIFTGDGGMAGDPFGKYGNAQNKSALLGKVLRINVDDNDRGPLYRIPSDNPFVHERGARPEVYAYGVRNMWRCSVDRGDPLTKEGKGRIFCGDVGQNKFEEIDIIEKGRNYGWRAKEGFSCYDKKLCANSSLDDVLPIYAYPHKMGKSVTGGYVYRGCEYPNLNGMYIFGDFMSGRMMSLQENKNTGQWNYHEICMGIGLTCAFPGLINNYYQYIISFAEDEAGELYFMSTGVPSATSPTGVVYKLVDPSRRAPPRQCHYDPLPVRVKSKLIKFRPKETLTGVELPTKHQKLSPPEEPVRPHPTESAVIESDKDWLQELMDILKEQEAAVVTTTLPQTTTTTKPPRHTRRKNRRKKGKHRSESGLAPAAAPQSGAVRLAGDEQGRDDRGRVEIFANGEWGTVCDDLWNMKNAAVVCRQLGFRFTLKASKHSEFGEGKSLRILLDDVQCEGTEESLLDCQHTGVGMHNCAHYEDAGVICGNSDYVEA from the exons ATGTGGTCTTCTTGTGATATCCTCGGCCGTGTCAGGCACTCGCCGTTCATTGGGTTATATTTGTTGGGATTTTGGATAGCACCTGTGTCCTTACACCCACAATGCTTGGATTTCAAGCCCCCCTTCAAGCCTCAAGAGGACCTCCAGTTCTGCGCAATGTACAGGAACTTCGGCTGCTGCGACTCAGCGAAGGACCAGGAATTGATGGCAAAATTCTATAAGATCACGGACAATTTCGACAATTATGGATATGCCAACTGTGCTGGGTACGTGCAGGACCTTCTCTGCCAG GAATGCTCTCCATATGCAGCTCACCTCTTTGATGCAGAGGACCCCAGTACCCCCATCAGAACCCTCCCTGGCCTCTGCCCTGACTACTGCTCTCAGTTCTGGCTCAAATGCCGTTCCACCATCACCTTGCTCTCTGACGACCTGCAGCTAGCCCAAGCCGAGACGGACCAGGTCCATTTCTGCCAGCACCTGGAGCTGGAGGACCCAGACTACTGCTACCCACACCTCCTCAGCAATGAGCAGCTGACGCAGAACCTGGGCCACGTCCGGGCTGACCCCGAGGGCTGCctgcagctctgtctggaggaagtAGCCAACGGGCTGCGGAACCCCCTGGCCATGGTGCACGCCAACGATGGCACGCACCGCTTCTTTATAGCCGAACAG GTGGGCCTGGTGTGGACGTACCTGCCTGACCGCTCCAAGCTGGAGAAGCCCTTCTTGAACATCACCAAGGCTGTTCTGACGTCACCTtgggagggggatgagaggggcTTCCTCGGCCTGACCTTTCACCCCAACTATAAGTACAATGGGAAGCTGTATGTGTACTACTCCGTGGAGATCGGCCTCGACGAGAGGATCAGGGTCAGCGAGTTCCGCGTCTCCCCCGGCGACATGAACGTGGTGGACCACGcatctgagag GATCATTCTGGAGGTTGATGAGCCTGCTTCCAATCACAACGGAGGAATGGTGATGTTTGCTGATGACGGTTACCTGTACATATTCACTGGAGACGGGGGCATGGCTGGAGACCCCTTTGGGAAATATGGAAACGCTCAGAACAa gtcAGCCCTGTTAGGCAAAGTGCTCCGTATCAATGTCGATGACAATGATAGGGGTCCCCTGTACAGGATCCCTTCTGACAACCCGTTTGTGCATGAGCGCGGGGCGCGCCCTGAGGTCTACGCTTACGGGGTGCGCAACATGTGGAG GTGTTCTGTGGACCGTGGGGACCCTCTGACGAAGGAGGGGAAGGGCCGTATCTTCTGCGGGGACGTGGGCCAGAATAAGTTTGAGGAGATCGACATCATAGAGAAGGGAAGGAACTACGGCTGGAGGGCCAAAGAGGGCTTCTCCTGTTATGACAAGAAGCTGTGCGCCAACAGCTCTCTAG ATGATGTACTCCCCATTTATGCCTACCCTCACAAGATGGGCAAGTCTGTGACTGGCGGATATGTGTACAGAGGGTGTGAATACCCCAATCTGAACGGCATGTACATATTTGGAGACTTCATGAGCGG gcgtaTGATGAGCCTCCAGGAGAATAAGAACACGGGTCAGTGGAACTACCATGAGATCTGTATGGGCATTGGTTTGACCTGTGCCTTTCCTGGCCTCATAAACAACTACTACCAGTACATCATCTCATTCGCTGAGGACGAGGCAG GAGAACTGTACTTCATGTCGACTGGAGTGCCCAGTGCCACATCTCCCACCGGTGTTGTTTACAAACTGGTGGATCCCTCAAG ACGGGCACCGCCAAGACAATGTCACTATGACCCACTGCCTGTCAGAGTGAAGAGCAAGCTCATCAAGTTCAGGCCAAAAGAAA CATTAACAGGAGTTGAGCTACCGACCAAGCATCAAAAGCTCTCCCCGCCAGAAGAGCCCGTCAGACCCCATCCCACTGAGTCCGCAGTAATCGAGTCCGACAAGGACTGGCTTCAGGAGCTCATGGACATTCTGAAGGAGCAAGAGGCTGCCGTCGTCACCACCACACTGCCTCAAACTACAACCACAACCAAACCACCCAGGCACACACGACGGAAAAACCGACGAAAGAAGGGCAAGCACCGGTCGGAGAGCGGGTTGGCGCCGGCAGCCGCGCCTCAGAGCGGGGCGGTGAGACTGGCGGGGGATGAGCAGGGGCGGGACGACCGGGGGAGGGTGGAGATCTTCGCCAACGGGGAGTGGGGTACGGTGTGCGACGACCTGTGGAATATGAAAAACGCGGCAGTGGTCTGTCGACAGCTGGGGTTCCGATTCACCCTGAAGGCATCCAAGCACTCTGAGTTTGGAGAAGGGAAGAGTCTCCGGATTCTTCTGGATGATGTGCAGTGTGAGGGCACAGAGGAGAGCCTGCTGGACTGTCAACACACAGGCGTAGGTATGCATAACTGTGCCCATTACGAGGACGCAGGGGTGATATGCGGGAACTCAGACTACGTTGAGGCCTAG